A window of Halobellus sp. LT62 contains these coding sequences:
- a CDS encoding HpcH/HpaI aldolase family protein, translating into MDQSNSLRRKIEDGGTVYGARASTFSPTVIEVFGELGVDFVWLDFEHMGPSPWDSRVFEDLTRAAEVGGTELFVRIPNGDPSLIRKVLDAGVRNLLIPRVDSADEVREAVEATRFIYGSQPGERGKASGRSSSWGTAENYIQTEDQEVCLGVMIEKTTAIDDLEAILDVPKLGFVFIGPSDLSVQMNHPSEKDHPEVNNQIKAIEDACIAADVPLGGIRNDTKSIAEAERRGYQILRVGGDLNSIDATIGERLRTIHNGN; encoded by the coding sequence ATGGATCAGAGCAACAGCCTTCGTCGAAAGATCGAAGACGGTGGTACCGTTTATGGAGCACGCGCGTCGACGTTCTCACCGACTGTCATCGAGGTCTTCGGTGAGTTGGGTGTCGATTTCGTCTGGCTTGACTTCGAACATATGGGACCCAGTCCGTGGGACAGTCGGGTGTTCGAAGACCTCACCCGCGCCGCTGAAGTCGGGGGAACGGAACTGTTCGTTCGGATCCCGAACGGGGATCCATCGCTTATCAGGAAGGTCTTGGATGCGGGCGTGCGGAATCTGCTCATCCCACGTGTGGATTCTGCAGACGAAGTCCGCGAAGCAGTCGAAGCAACGCGATTTATCTACGGCAGTCAACCTGGAGAACGTGGGAAAGCAAGCGGTCGGTCCAGTAGTTGGGGGACAGCTGAAAACTACATCCAAACCGAGGACCAGGAAGTCTGTCTCGGTGTGATGATCGAGAAGACGACCGCTATCGACGATCTCGAAGCAATCCTTGACGTCCCCAAGCTGGGATTCGTCTTCATTGGCCCGTCGGACCTTTCGGTGCAAATGAACCATCCGTCAGAGAAGGACCATCCCGAAGTAAACAACCAGATTAAGGCCATTGAAGACGCGTGTATTGCTGCCGATGTCCCGTTGGGTGGAATCAGGAACGACACAAAATCGATAGCGGAGGCAGAACGGAGAGGATATCAGATCCTCCGTGTTGGTGGTGACCTCAACTCCATCGACGCAACAATCGGAGAGCGACTCAGGACGATCCACAACGGTAACTGA
- a CDS encoding ABC transporter ATP-binding protein has protein sequence MTLIDVDGLDVHYGDLQVLWDVSLEVRADDSVVTIVGPNGAGKTTLLKTLSGILTPTEGRVEVLGADVTKVPASDIVERGFVHVSEERNLFGDLTVEANLRMGSYTKRDTFERNRDDVFEMFPVLEDRRDKKASTLSGGEQQMLAIGRGLMAEPEVLALDEPSNALAPQLAAQVFRTIEEISDDVTVVLVEQHVDKALTLADRGYLLENGRIEMEGTGEELLESDAITEGYLRG, from the coding sequence GTGACCCTGATCGACGTCGACGGGCTGGACGTGCACTACGGCGACTTGCAGGTGCTGTGGGACGTCTCCCTGGAGGTTCGAGCAGACGACTCGGTCGTCACCATCGTCGGCCCGAACGGTGCCGGCAAGACGACGCTTCTGAAGACGCTCTCGGGCATCCTCACGCCGACGGAGGGCCGCGTCGAAGTTCTCGGCGCGGACGTCACGAAAGTCCCCGCGAGCGACATCGTCGAGCGCGGATTCGTCCACGTCTCCGAGGAACGCAACCTCTTCGGCGATCTCACCGTCGAAGCGAATCTCCGGATGGGATCGTACACGAAGCGCGACACCTTCGAGCGCAATCGCGACGACGTGTTCGAGATGTTTCCCGTGCTCGAAGACCGACGCGACAAGAAGGCATCGACGCTCAGTGGCGGCGAGCAGCAGATGCTCGCGATCGGTCGCGGGCTGATGGCCGAGCCGGAGGTCTTAGCACTCGATGAGCCCTCGAACGCGCTCGCGCCGCAACTGGCGGCACAGGTGTTTCGAACCATCGAGGAGATCTCCGACGACGTGACGGTCGTGCTGGTCGAACAGCACGTCGACAAGGCGCTCACGCTCGCCGATCGCGGCTACCTGTTGGAGAACGGCCGCATCGAGATGGAAGGTACCGGCGAGGAGTTGCTCGAAAGCGACGCGATCACGGAAGGGTACCTACGCGGGTAG
- a CDS encoding RNA-guided endonuclease InsQ/TnpB family protein, producing the protein MNYNYRYRLRPPDALEQQLAWTADTCRQVYNHFLHRLNRTDDTSAYSEQKLLPSLKKWWNDLTSVHSKVLQKVVQRLYDNLTTLRGRKENGYRVGTLKWKAPGEYRSFTYSQSGFKLKNTSGRTRLWLSKLGEVPLTFHRDLPDEADIKTVTVKQEPTGKWYAILGVETPDNPPEKPENPEKCVGIDVGILKYAHDTDGTAVESLDLSDERERLERAQRNLSRKERRSANWEEQRRVVAERHADLKNKRHDFLHKLSAYYAREYDLVAVEDLDAKGLVELPGNSRNRAGAAWGAFLRMLEYKCEREGTHFVAVNPRGTTKECASCGVSTDKPLWVREHSCPACGFEADRDANAAWNILSRGIKKRLGAGRSESTPVETALPASSVVDAKRVVETGNPTLKREPSGEW; encoded by the coding sequence ATGAACTACAACTACAGGTATCGACTTCGACCGCCCGACGCTCTCGAACAGCAGTTAGCGTGGACTGCCGATACCTGTAGACAGGTCTACAACCACTTCCTCCACCGACTCAACCGAACCGACGACACCTCGGCATACAGCGAACAGAAACTCTTGCCGAGCCTCAAGAAGTGGTGGAACGACCTCACGAGCGTTCACTCAAAAGTGCTACAGAAGGTCGTTCAACGGCTGTACGACAATCTCACGACGCTTCGCGGTCGCAAAGAGAACGGCTACCGCGTCGGGACGCTCAAGTGGAAAGCGCCGGGCGAGTACCGTAGTTTCACCTACAGTCAATCCGGCTTCAAGCTCAAGAACACGAGCGGTCGGACGCGACTGTGGCTCTCGAAACTCGGAGAAGTCCCACTCACCTTCCACCGCGACCTCCCCGACGAAGCCGACATTAAGACCGTCACGGTCAAGCAGGAACCCACCGGCAAGTGGTACGCTATCCTCGGCGTCGAAACTCCCGACAACCCGCCGGAGAAACCCGAGAATCCCGAGAAATGCGTCGGTATCGACGTTGGCATTCTCAAGTATGCCCACGACACCGACGGCACCGCCGTCGAGTCGCTCGACCTGTCCGACGAGCGCGAGCGGTTAGAACGCGCACAGCGTAACCTCTCGCGGAAGGAACGCAGGTCTGCGAATTGGGAGGAACAGCGCCGCGTTGTGGCCGAACGCCACGCCGACCTGAAGAACAAGCGCCACGACTTCCTCCACAAACTCTCGGCCTACTACGCTCGGGAGTACGACCTCGTGGCCGTCGAGGACTTGGACGCGAAGGGCTTGGTCGAACTGCCGGGCAACTCTCGGAACCGGGCAGGTGCGGCGTGGGGGGCGTTCCTTCGGATGCTCGAATACAAGTGCGAACGCGAGGGAACGCACTTCGTCGCCGTGAATCCGAGAGGGACGACAAAAGAGTGTGCGTCCTGCGGCGTCTCGACAGACAAGCCGCTGTGGGTGCGCGAACATTCCTGTCCTGCCTGCGGTTTCGAGGCAGATAGAGATGCGAACGCGGCGTGGAACATTCTTTCTCGCGGAATCAAGAAGCGGTTAGGAGCGGGACGCTCCGAATCAACGCCTGTGGAGACTGCGCTCCCTGCGTCCTCAGTTGTGGATGCAAAGCGCGTCGTGGAAACAGGAAACCCCACCCTCAAGCGCGAGCCGTCAGGCGAGTGGTAG
- a CDS encoding IclR family transcriptional regulator yields MNKQGNVLKSVGKVFKMLKHLKEGGGKTVTELSKELDMPKSTVQVYLNTLYAHKFVVKNDGKYEIGLQFLEYGMYALWNEPAFPSIKSKVEELADTSGELAACFVEELGEAVYVYGTEGERAIRTDLTMGDRSGLHCTASGKAIFAHLPPNRIDQIIETHGLEAKTEHTITDPDQLKEELASIRERGYSYSREESIEGMRSVAAPILIDGVVVCSISLAGPANRFVGERFQEEIPNIVRGAANEIELKLTYSESGL; encoded by the coding sequence ATGAATAAACAAGGCAATGTGCTCAAGTCGGTTGGGAAAGTGTTCAAGATGCTCAAACACTTGAAAGAGGGAGGAGGAAAAACCGTGACAGAACTTTCAAAGGAGCTAGATATGCCCAAGAGCACCGTACAGGTGTACCTCAATACTCTCTATGCTCACAAATTTGTCGTGAAGAACGACGGCAAGTACGAGATCGGACTGCAGTTTCTGGAGTATGGGATGTACGCGCTCTGGAACGAACCTGCCTTTCCGAGCATCAAGTCTAAAGTGGAAGAACTGGCGGATACCTCCGGCGAACTGGCAGCCTGTTTCGTCGAGGAACTGGGGGAAGCGGTGTACGTCTACGGGACCGAGGGTGAAAGGGCCATACGGACGGACCTCACGATGGGCGATCGGTCGGGGCTGCACTGCACCGCCAGCGGGAAGGCGATATTCGCTCACCTACCACCGAATCGAATTGACCAAATCATCGAGACGCACGGGCTCGAAGCGAAAACTGAGCACACGATCACTGATCCCGACCAATTGAAAGAGGAACTGGCCTCGATCAGAGAGCGCGGGTACTCATACTCCAGAGAAGAGTCCATCGAAGGAATGCGGTCCGTCGCAGCTCCGATCTTGATAGACGGCGTGGTCGTCTGCTCGATCAGCCTAGCGGGCCCCGCGAATCGCTTTGTCGGTGAGCGATTCCAAGAGGAGATTCCGAACATCGTCAGAGGTGCAGCGAACGAAATTGAACTGAAGCTGACCTACTCGGAGAGCGGTCTCTAA
- a CDS encoding acyl-CoA synthetase, producing the protein MNPPAELEKYYFHQQGFETLEEINEWFSWEVPERFNIAEYTCERWAEEDPDRIALSLDRLDGERSEYTYGELDRMANRFAAYLSDTGVDAGDHVAINGTQCVESLVGHLAAFKIGAISVPLTVLLGSDGLRYRLRDCGASVFLADEAAIDALRSVRDDVESLELIVTYDDFDEGDEINFHDAIEGTSASFEPHPTAADDEAFIIYTSGTTGKPKGVVHAHQHLLGELPQFLSLQCHRTDEDQVVRTVAEWSWIMSLPGMVLPAMFYGIPVVGYAGREFDPEREFELIDHYGVTQLNLPPTAVRMMMQIDEPAEKYDLTSLQSLTTGGEAADESIIEWVTDTFENAAFLEGYGTSEVGGLICDDPAVGLEHRLGYFGVPSAGHEVAIFDPDTGERIEEPHEVGELAVRYGDDPVLFLRYHELPEKTAATIEDGWLLSDDLVSMNEEGYIRFHSRSDDIIISSGYRIAPREIEEALLTHPAVQHVGVIGVPHETRGEIPKAFVVLAAGHDADERLKEDLQSHVKERLAKYEYPREVEFTDEIPTTTTGKVRRQSLRSREGLDDAQLG; encoded by the coding sequence ATGAATCCACCCGCAGAATTGGAGAAATACTATTTCCACCAGCAGGGGTTCGAGACGCTCGAAGAGATCAACGAGTGGTTCTCTTGGGAGGTACCGGAACGCTTCAACATCGCCGAATACACGTGCGAACGCTGGGCCGAGGAGGATCCCGACCGGATCGCACTGTCGCTCGATCGACTCGACGGCGAGCGCTCGGAGTACACCTACGGGGAACTGGACCGGATGGCAAACCGGTTCGCGGCGTACCTCTCCGACACGGGAGTCGACGCGGGCGACCACGTCGCGATCAACGGGACGCAGTGCGTCGAGTCGCTCGTCGGACACCTCGCCGCGTTCAAGATCGGTGCGATTTCGGTCCCGCTCACGGTCCTTCTGGGTTCGGACGGGCTCAGGTATCGGCTCCGCGACTGCGGCGCGTCCGTATTTCTCGCAGACGAGGCCGCCATCGACGCGCTCCGATCGGTCCGCGACGACGTCGAGTCGCTGGAGCTGATCGTCACCTACGACGACTTCGATGAGGGAGACGAGATCAACTTCCACGATGCGATCGAGGGAACCTCCGCGTCCTTCGAGCCGCATCCCACGGCCGCCGACGACGAGGCGTTCATCATCTACACGAGCGGGACGACAGGGAAGCCCAAAGGCGTCGTCCACGCGCACCAGCATCTCCTCGGGGAGTTGCCTCAGTTTCTCAGCCTCCAGTGTCACCGGACCGACGAGGACCAAGTGGTCCGGACGGTCGCGGAGTGGTCGTGGATTATGTCGCTGCCGGGGATGGTCCTCCCGGCGATGTTCTACGGGATTCCCGTGGTCGGCTACGCCGGACGGGAGTTCGACCCCGAGCGCGAGTTCGAGTTGATCGATCACTACGGGGTGACGCAGCTGAATCTCCCGCCGACGGCCGTCCGGATGATGATGCAGATCGACGAGCCCGCAGAGAAGTACGATCTCACCAGCCTCCAGTCGCTGACGACCGGCGGAGAGGCGGCCGACGAGAGCATCATCGAGTGGGTGACAGACACGTTCGAGAACGCCGCGTTCTTGGAGGGCTACGGGACCTCGGAGGTCGGCGGCCTCATCTGCGACGACCCGGCCGTCGGATTGGAGCACCGACTCGGGTACTTCGGCGTCCCCTCGGCGGGCCACGAGGTCGCGATTTTCGATCCCGACACGGGCGAACGAATCGAAGAGCCGCACGAGGTCGGCGAACTCGCCGTCCGCTACGGCGACGACCCGGTGCTCTTTCTGCGCTATCACGAACTGCCGGAGAAGACCGCAGCCACGATCGAAGACGGCTGGCTCCTGTCGGACGACCTCGTTTCGATGAACGAGGAGGGGTACATCCGGTTTCACTCCCGCTCGGACGACATCATCATCAGTTCGGGGTACCGGATCGCGCCGAGGGAGATCGAGGAGGCGCTGCTGACGCACCCGGCGGTCCAACACGTGGGCGTCATCGGCGTGCCGCACGAGACTAGAGGCGAGATTCCGAAGGCGTTCGTCGTTCTCGCCGCCGGTCACGATGCCGACGAGCGGCTGAAAGAGGACCTCCAATCGCACGTCAAAGAGCGGCTCGCGAAGTACGAGTACCCCCGCGAGGTCGAGTTCACCGACGAGATCCCGACGACGACGACGGGGAAAGTGCGTCGACAGTCGCTCCGCTCCCGCGAGGGTCTCGACGACGCCCAGCTCGGCTAA
- a CDS encoding archaea-specific SMC-related protein, protein MATSEQLTDSAHFSVENIGGIDSTEVDIPPGVTVLTGKNATNRTSFLRSIMGAMGSQRVSLKGDADEGRVELTLDGTTYERTLTRAGDGVSFEGDAYLDDPEVADLFAFLLETNDARQAAARGEQLRDVIMRPVDVDAIRSEISRLEEEKGDINDTLARIESKKRELPELEQRRTQLREKIEDKREELAELEEDIDDSSRDVEEGRQEQAELEDKLQELRETRSELESIRRKIERQEESISSLKREQNELEADLDELPETPMGDHRDLDSEIERLRGERQDLNTEINELRSLIQYNEERLEAEDYELLEDGGAAAESGGGSVTDQLVDSDDETVVCWTCGSSVEREQIESTIERLKSIRTEKVEELNEVKSTLEEKKQEQQEATKKQRQRSNIEEKLDDIDAELDRRDEQIDALKANRESLTEDVESLESEVENLESADFDEILSLHKEANQLEFEIDSLESDLDEVTEEIEEIEDDVERAEDLREKRAELVEELTDQRTKIDQIEAEAVDSFNEHMESILELLGYENIERIWIERIEGTSGGQTRFELHIVRTTENGAAYEDTIDHLSESEREVTGLIFALAGYLVHDLHETVPFMLLDSLEAIDSDRIARLVEYFADYADFLVVALLPEDAQALDDNFARVTSI, encoded by the coding sequence ATGGCGACTTCCGAACAACTGACTGACTCCGCTCATTTCTCTGTCGAGAACATCGGCGGTATCGATAGCACCGAGGTAGACATTCCGCCCGGCGTAACCGTCCTCACGGGCAAGAACGCGACCAATCGTACCTCGTTCCTTCGCTCGATTATGGGCGCGATGGGCAGCCAGCGCGTCTCGCTGAAAGGCGACGCCGACGAGGGTCGAGTCGAACTCACGCTCGACGGCACGACCTACGAGCGAACGCTCACCCGCGCGGGCGACGGCGTCAGCTTCGAGGGCGACGCCTACCTCGACGACCCCGAGGTCGCGGATCTGTTCGCGTTCCTCTTAGAGACTAACGACGCCAGACAGGCCGCCGCCCGCGGCGAACAGCTCCGCGACGTCATTATGCGCCCCGTCGACGTCGACGCCATCCGCTCGGAGATCAGCCGCCTCGAAGAGGAAAAAGGCGACATCAACGACACCCTCGCGCGCATCGAATCGAAGAAGCGAGAGCTTCCCGAGCTCGAACAGCGCCGGACGCAACTCCGCGAGAAGATCGAAGACAAGCGCGAGGAACTCGCCGAGCTCGAAGAAGATATCGACGACAGCAGCCGCGACGTCGAGGAGGGCCGTCAAGAGCAGGCGGAACTCGAAGACAAGCTCCAAGAGCTGCGCGAGACCCGTTCGGAGCTCGAATCCATCCGCCGAAAGATCGAGCGCCAAGAGGAGAGCATCTCCTCGCTCAAGCGCGAGCAGAACGAACTCGAAGCCGACCTCGACGAGCTGCCCGAGACGCCGATGGGCGATCATCGCGATCTCGATTCCGAAATTGAGCGTCTCCGCGGCGAGCGACAGGACCTGAACACCGAGATCAACGAGCTCCGGAGCCTCATCCAGTACAACGAAGAGCGCCTCGAAGCCGAGGACTACGAGCTCCTCGAAGACGGCGGCGCGGCCGCCGAAAGCGGTGGTGGCTCTGTCACCGATCAACTCGTCGACTCGGACGACGAGACCGTGGTCTGTTGGACCTGCGGCTCCTCAGTCGAGCGCGAGCAGATCGAATCCACCATCGAGCGGTTGAAATCGATCCGCACGGAGAAAGTCGAGGAGCTCAACGAGGTCAAGAGCACGCTCGAGGAGAAGAAACAGGAACAACAGGAGGCGACAAAGAAACAGCGCCAGCGCAGCAACATCGAGGAGAAACTCGACGACATCGACGCGGAACTCGACCGACGCGACGAGCAGATCGACGCGCTGAAAGCGAATCGCGAGTCACTGACCGAAGACGTCGAATCGCTCGAATCAGAGGTCGAAAACCTCGAATCGGCGGACTTCGACGAGATCCTCTCGCTGCACAAGGAGGCGAACCAACTGGAGTTCGAGATCGACAGCCTCGAGTCGGACCTCGACGAGGTCACCGAGGAGATCGAGGAGATCGAAGACGACGTCGAACGCGCCGAAGACCTCCGCGAGAAGCGCGCGGAACTGGTTGAGGAACTCACCGACCAGCGGACGAAGATCGACCAGATCGAGGCGGAAGCCGTCGACTCGTTCAACGAGCACATGGAGTCGATTCTGGAGCTGCTGGGCTATGAGAACATCGAGCGGATCTGGATCGAGCGGATCGAGGGAACGAGCGGGGGACAGACGCGTTTCGAGTTGCACATCGTGCGGACGACGGAAAACGGGGCGGCCTACGAGGACACGATCGACCACCTTTCGGAAAGCGAACGCGAGGTCACGGGACTGATTTTCGCGCTAGCGGGCTATCTCGTCCACGATCTCCACGAGACGGTACCGTTTATGTTGTTGGACTCGCTGGAAGCGATCGACTCCGACCGGATCGCCAGACTCGTCGAGTACTTCGCCGATTACGCGGATTTCCTCGTCGTGGCACTGCTGCCCGAAGACGCGCAGGCACTCGACGACAACTTCGCACGCGTTACCTCGATCTGA
- a CDS encoding ABC transporter substrate-binding protein: protein MPSGNTSERSVTDRRNFIKLTGATVVAGSVAGCMNGGNGGDGGGDNGGDGSGDGGGDSGGATAGDSGGDEDIVIGGLQPYTGPYAQTTQQFVDGLNFRLDEINANGGVLDRQLSFVDRDTQLDPAEATSIATELIEAENAAVLTGAISSDIGLTVAPIAEDNQVPHIPQFVGSSEFLSRDSRYNFRMGLAPAPTNARAVSQFIESEGLQNVGAIIADYSYGRAWEQSIEAIFPDDINVHMEVAPFGEDSFTTYLRAMPEDLDLLITASHPPGVFTIYNQLQGLDGVDPDYVIGRSDAKLSANALGDSVTQGFVAQTQPDPFSDQYAEIGQRFYDETGEWFGVLNAVGYVVGDLISAAIEDAGEANPVAIADSIRNIELDTLFASPIQYTEWGELENLVQLMVGFESGTPEYYPDGSVNLTEEFRSEPLPAYDPSSDLLS, encoded by the coding sequence ATGCCATCTGGTAACACCAGTGAGCGGAGTGTGACCGACAGGCGGAATTTCATCAAACTGACGGGAGCGACGGTCGTTGCCGGGTCGGTCGCCGGGTGTATGAACGGCGGGAACGGCGGCGACGGCGGCGGCGACAACGGTGGGGACGGCAGCGGTGACGGCGGTGGAGACAGCGGCGGTGCAACCGCCGGAGACAGTGGTGGCGACGAAGACATCGTCATCGGCGGGTTGCAGCCCTACACGGGCCCGTACGCGCAAACGACCCAGCAGTTCGTCGACGGGCTCAACTTCCGGCTCGACGAGATCAACGCCAACGGCGGCGTGCTCGACCGACAGCTCTCGTTCGTCGATCGCGACACCCAACTCGATCCCGCGGAGGCGACGAGCATCGCGACCGAACTCATCGAAGCGGAGAACGCGGCCGTGCTGACCGGCGCGATTTCGAGCGACATCGGGCTCACCGTCGCGCCGATCGCCGAGGATAATCAGGTTCCGCACATCCCGCAGTTCGTCGGGAGCTCCGAGTTCCTGTCCCGAGACTCGCGCTACAACTTCCGGATGGGGCTCGCCCCGGCCCCGACGAACGCCCGTGCAGTGAGCCAGTTCATCGAGAGCGAGGGGCTCCAGAACGTCGGTGCCATCATCGCCGACTACTCGTACGGTCGGGCGTGGGAGCAGAGCATCGAGGCGATCTTCCCCGACGACATCAACGTCCACATGGAGGTCGCCCCGTTCGGCGAAGACTCCTTCACGACGTATCTCCGGGCGATGCCCGAGGACCTCGATCTGCTCATCACCGCCAGCCACCCGCCGGGCGTGTTCACGATCTACAACCAACTCCAAGGGCTCGACGGCGTCGACCCCGATTACGTCATCGGGCGCAGCGACGCGAAGCTGTCGGCGAACGCGCTCGGTGACTCCGTCACGCAGGGCTTCGTCGCGCAGACCCAGCCCGATCCGTTCTCCGACCAGTACGCCGAGATCGGACAGCGGTTCTACGACGAGACCGGCGAGTGGTTCGGCGTGCTGAACGCCGTCGGGTACGTCGTCGGCGACCTCATCAGCGCGGCGATCGAGGACGCCGGCGAAGCGAACCCGGTCGCCATCGCCGACTCGATCCGGAACATCGAACTCGACACGCTGTTCGCCTCGCCGATACAGTACACCGAGTGGGGCGAATTGGAGAACCTCGTCCAACTTATGGTCGGCTTCGAGTCGGGGACGCCGGAGTACTACCCCGACGGCAGCGTCAATCTGACCGAGGAGTTCCGCTCGGAGCCGCTCCCGGCGTACGATCCGTCGAGCGACCTGCTCTCGTAA
- a CDS encoding IclR family transcriptional regulator: MTETTPPLKTIQRAFEIMDVLKEQKEVGVADLARQLDVPKSTVHDYLRTLRTMGYVINEDGTYRLGFQLLELGGQVKYRNRLFHVAKPELERLVENTGELVSVNVEERGQFVILHTEFGSDSLRLGIYPGLKTPIHTHAGGKVILAFLDEERIESIIDQHGLTARTEQTITDREALDAELAAIREEGYGIDRNEQVVGMGTVAAPVRIGEEVLGSIGVVCPSDRLRDEGYRQELADEVQKSANIISVNYQYAP; encoded by the coding sequence ATGACCGAAACCACGCCGCCGCTGAAAACGATACAGCGGGCGTTCGAGATAATGGACGTGCTCAAAGAGCAGAAGGAAGTGGGCGTTGCAGACCTCGCTCGACAGCTCGACGTACCGAAGAGTACGGTACACGATTACCTCCGGACGCTGCGGACGATGGGCTACGTGATCAACGAGGACGGGACCTACCGACTGGGGTTTCAGCTGTTAGAGCTCGGTGGACAGGTCAAATACCGAAATCGGCTGTTCCACGTCGCGAAACCCGAGCTCGAACGGTTGGTGGAGAACACCGGTGAACTCGTCAGCGTCAACGTCGAAGAACGGGGCCAATTCGTCATCCTGCACACGGAGTTCGGATCCGACTCGCTCCGGCTGGGGATCTACCCGGGGCTCAAGACGCCGATCCACACGCACGCCGGCGGGAAGGTGATACTCGCGTTCCTCGACGAGGAGCGTATCGAGTCGATCATCGACCAGCACGGCCTCACCGCCCGAACGGAACAGACGATCACCGACCGCGAGGCGCTCGACGCCGAGCTCGCAGCGATCCGAGAGGAGGGGTACGGAATCGACCGCAACGAGCAGGTCGTCGGGATGGGTACCGTCGCCGCGCCGGTTCGAATCGGTGAGGAGGTGCTCGGTTCGATCGGCGTCGTCTGTCCGTCCGATCGACTGCGCGATGAGGGGTACAGACAGGAACTCGCCGACGAGGTTCAGAAGTCGGCGAACATCATCTCGGTCAACTACCAGTACGCGCCGTAG
- a CDS encoding VOC family protein yields the protein MISEIDHIEIEVSDASEMAEFFEKLGYEQHRQTEHHGESYEYVPANGDGPLFEIHTVSGEETPGINHIAFAVDDIEQVSEQLEEADIDSIVGPYDVDKTGRTITNFRDPDGNRFQVVSDDD from the coding sequence GTGATTAGTGAAATCGACCACATTGAGATAGAAGTAAGCGATGCTTCAGAGATGGCGGAATTCTTTGAAAAACTCGGATACGAGCAGCATCGGCAAACCGAACACCACGGAGAATCCTACGAATACGTCCCTGCTAATGGAGACGGCCCACTCTTCGAGATCCATACGGTCTCCGGCGAAGAAACACCGGGAATCAATCACATCGCCTTCGCAGTCGATGACATCGAACAGGTCTCTGAGCAGTTAGAAGAAGCGGATATCGACTCGATCGTGGGGCCGTACGACGTCGACAAGACAGGTCGTACGATCACGAACTTCAGAGACCCAGACGGGAATCGGTTCCAAGTCGTTTCGGACGACGACTAA
- a CDS encoding ABC transporter ATP-binding protein, protein MLTATNVTKKFGGLVAVDDVDFAIDDEEIVGLIGPNGAGKTTLFNTITGVHPPNTGSITFDGTELVGKTPNEVAQLGIARTFQAVRTFNESTVLDNAMIGAIFGNDESVSKDRAADRAREALAFVGLDDRRNEEAGGLTIADRKQLELAKALAADPELILVDEIGAGLTPAEIDGITGTLERARDERGVSVFWIEHIMEAIMSVTDRIIVLNQGEKIADGTPEEIKSDEQVMQAYLGEVES, encoded by the coding sequence GTGTTAACCGCCACCAACGTCACGAAGAAGTTCGGCGGTCTGGTCGCTGTCGACGACGTCGACTTCGCTATCGACGACGAGGAGATCGTGGGACTGATCGGACCGAACGGGGCCGGCAAGACGACCCTGTTCAACACGATCACCGGGGTTCACCCGCCGAACACCGGTTCGATCACGTTCGACGGAACCGAGTTGGTCGGCAAGACGCCCAACGAGGTCGCCCAACTCGGCATTGCGCGAACGTTTCAGGCAGTTCGGACGTTCAACGAGTCGACCGTCCTCGACAACGCGATGATCGGTGCAATCTTCGGCAACGACGAATCGGTATCGAAGGATCGAGCGGCCGACCGAGCCCGAGAGGCGCTCGCGTTCGTCGGTCTCGACGACAGACGAAACGAGGAGGCCGGCGGGCTGACGATCGCCGATCGAAAACAGCTCGAGCTCGCGAAGGCGCTCGCGGCCGATCCCGAGCTCATCCTCGTCGACGAGATCGGCGCGGGGCTGACTCCCGCCGAGATCGACGGAATCACGGGTACACTCGAACGCGCACGCGACGAGCGCGGCGTGTCGGTGTTCTGGATCGAACACATCATGGAGGCGATTATGAGCGTCACCGACCGAATCATTGTCCTCAACCAAGGCGAGAAGATCGCGGACGGAACGCCCGAGGAGATCAAATCCGACGAACAGGTTATGCAGGCGTACCTCGGGGAGGTCGAATCGTGA